The DNA segment CGCGATGCGCCGCGCCACCTCCTTGCGCGGCAGCGAACGGAGGTCGTCGCCAGCGACCTTCACGCTGCCGGAGAAGCCCGCGAGCACCCCGGAGACCGCGCGCACCAGCGTGCTCTTGCCGGCGCCGTTCGGCCCCAGGAGGCCGACGACGCTCCCCGCCTCGAGCCGCAGGTCGACACCGGCGAGCGCCAGGCGGGAGCCGTAGGCGACCGTGAGGTTGCGCACCTCGAGCAGCGGAGCCGGTACCGGAGTCAAAGCGCCTTCAACCATGCGGCCCCCCGGCCCCGGCCCCGGCTCCGACTCCGCGGCGCCGCAGGAGGATCAGGAAGAACGGCCCGCCGAGGAGCGCCGTCACGACGCCAACCGGCAGTTCGGTCGGCGCGGCGAGGGTCCGCGCCGCGAGGTCGGCCAGCACCAGAAACGACGCTCCGCCCAGGAACGCCGCCGGCAGCAGCAGGCGGTGATCGGGGCCGAGCAACCGGCGCAGGAGATGCGGCACCACCAGGCCGACGAAACCGATCAGGCCGGCGGTCGCGACTGCGAGCGCTGTGGCGAGCGAACCGAGGACGAACGTGCGCCGCTTGAGGCGTTCGACGTCCACGCCGAGCTGCTGCGCGCCCTCCTCGCCGCCGGTGAGGGCGTTGAAGTCGCGCGCCGAGGCGAACAGCGCGACGGTGATCGCGACGCCGGCCGCCCAGAGAGCGACCAGGGTGACCGGGCCGGAGCTCGGGACGCGCCCCATGAGGTAGAAGACGATCGCCGAGAGCTCTTCACGTGAGGCCACGCTCTGCAGGAAGTAGATCAACGCCGCGCTGAAGGCGTTGAAGATCGCACCTGTCAGGAGAAGCGTGAACACGGTGAGCCGCCCGCCGGCGGTCGCCATGCGCTCGAT comes from the Thermoanaerobaculia bacterium genome and includes:
- a CDS encoding iron ABC transporter permease, whose protein sequence is MSSPSPSPSLSDTPALAGAAAPAPWRRLALVTFGLGALLALAIGFAVSFGAAQVPLWQRLLAGGVWSEAQEAILFALRLPRVLTAAALGGLLGVAGVAFQALLRNPLADPYVLGVSGGASLGGVLALIAGVAGLGVPLAAFLGALASLVAIERMATAGGRLTVFTLLLTGAIFNAFSAALIYFLQSVASREELSAIVFYLMGRVPSSGPVTLVALWAAGVAITVALFASARDFNALTGGEEGAQQLGVDVERLKRRTFVLGSLATALAVATAGLIGFVGLVVPHLLRRLLGPDHRLLLPAAFLGGASFLVLADLAARTLAAPTELPVGVVTALLGGPFFLILLRRRGVGAGAGAGGPHG